One Phycisphaerales bacterium AB-hyl4 genomic window carries:
- a CDS encoding zf-TFIIB domain-containing protein — protein sequence MRCPACQESQLTRDELDANLITSACTACGGHWVRAFQYWQWRQKQGESLPPIEPDAKTTQPPAADSGPGKRCPECGTFLIRRQVGKGFAFHLDRCGHCGGIWFDRDEWDTLKQHNLHDDVHFVFTEAWQAAVRRDRQAQAEQRRLREQLGEVEYARLCDVQRWIEQHPQRPMILAALGIV from the coding sequence ATGCGATGTCCCGCCTGTCAGGAATCACAGCTCACGCGTGATGAACTGGATGCGAATCTCATCACCAGCGCCTGCACCGCCTGCGGCGGCCACTGGGTGCGGGCGTTCCAGTACTGGCAGTGGCGGCAGAAGCAGGGCGAGAGCCTGCCGCCCATCGAACCCGATGCGAAAACGACGCAGCCGCCTGCCGCCGACAGCGGGCCGGGCAAGCGCTGCCCCGAGTGTGGCACGTTTCTGATTCGTCGGCAGGTGGGCAAGGGCTTCGCCTTTCACCTGGACCGCTGCGGGCACTGCGGCGGCATCTGGTTCGATCGCGACGAATGGGACACGCTCAAGCAGCACAATCTGCACGACGACGTGCACTTCGTCTTCACCGAGGCGTGGCAGGCGGCGGTTCGACGCGACCGGCAGGCGCAGGCCGAGCAGCGTCGCCTGCGTGAGCAGCTTGGCGAAGTGGAGTACGCCCGCCTGTGCGATGTGCAGCGGTGGATCGAGCAGCACCCGCAACGGCCGATGATTCTCGCCGCGCTCGGCATCGTTTAA
- a CDS encoding GspE/PulE family protein, with protein MSTRTGSGDVKQAVQDLLHDALARRASDVHLEPTGEGYEIRSRVDGMLKPIDRLDAATGRGYVNRLMVAAGLLTYHLDVPQEGQFRIELDTSAERVKALDLRLAIMPTTHGLRAVVRLPAELLQPRSLETLDLPAATYDILQHFAAADGGMLLMCGPAGSGKTTTIYALLEHIVQRSSGLSVISLEDPVERDLPGVTQIEVTPFGNLTYETALRSILRQDPQVLALGEIRDRATASIAVQAALSGHRLVSTLHAGSPEGAVVRLLEMGLEPYQVASSLFAVVSTRLLRRGSAEAGYAGRVPIAEVTSVTPAVRQALLAQGEAGAIRSAIESADGFVSLRAVAASLVHAGVTDEAEVQRALGG; from the coding sequence ATGTCCACTCGTACTGGCAGCGGGGACGTGAAGCAGGCTGTGCAAGACCTGTTGCATGATGCACTGGCTCGCCGTGCATCCGATGTTCATCTTGAGCCGACCGGGGAGGGTTACGAGATCCGTAGCCGCGTCGACGGCATGCTCAAGCCAATTGATCGGCTCGACGCCGCGACGGGACGTGGCTACGTCAATCGGCTGATGGTGGCTGCGGGACTTCTGACCTACCACCTCGACGTGCCCCAGGAAGGCCAGTTCCGAATCGAACTGGACACCTCGGCCGAGCGCGTGAAGGCACTCGACCTGCGGCTGGCCATCATGCCCACCACGCACGGGCTGCGGGCGGTGGTTCGTTTGCCCGCGGAGCTGCTCCAGCCGCGCTCGCTGGAGACGCTTGACCTGCCCGCCGCGACGTACGACATATTGCAACACTTTGCGGCGGCCGACGGTGGCATGCTGCTGATGTGCGGCCCCGCCGGTTCGGGTAAGACAACAACCATTTATGCGCTGCTGGAACACATCGTTCAGCGGTCGAGCGGCTTGAGCGTGATCAGTCTTGAAGATCCGGTGGAACGCGACCTGCCGGGGGTCACGCAGATCGAAGTGACGCCGTTCGGCAACCTGACTTACGAAACGGCCTTGCGCAGCATTCTTCGGCAGGACCCGCAGGTGTTGGCGCTGGGGGAGATACGCGACCGCGCCACCGCTTCGATTGCCGTGCAGGCGGCGCTGTCGGGCCATCGCCTGGTGTCGACGCTGCACGCGGGCTCGCCGGAGGGGGCGGTGGTACGGCTGTTGGAGATGGGGCTCGAGCCTTACCAGGTGGCGTCGAGCCTGTTTGCGGTCGTCTCAACTCGGTTGCTCAGGCGCGGGTCTGCGGAGGCGGGCTATGCCGGCCGCGTGCCGATCGCCGAGGTGACAAGCGTGACGCCCGCCGTGCGGCAGGCCCTCCTCGCACAGGGTGAAGCCGGGGCCATTCGCTCGGCGATCGAGTCCGCGGACGGTTTCGTGTCGCTTCGAGCGGTCGCCGCGTCGCTGGTGCACGCGGGCGTGACCGACGAGGCGGAAGTACAGCGAGCGCTGGGCGGGTAG
- a CDS encoding YqiJ family protein has product MFEFLLATENLPFTIALGVMVLLGLLEGVTTVLGMGASSFLDAVLPDVDIDADLDINTFDLTTADGDLDLGDVASHGPVAKLMGWMHIGRVPVLILLALFLFAFGMAGLFVQMFAEGLTGMLLPAVLAVVPAFIAAMFVVHYTGMLLAKIIPKDETSAVGVDSFVGRVAQITLGTARRGSPAQAKLRDQHGQTHYVMVEPDSDDAVFDQGIHVLLVKRDGPRFLAIENPSNALVDQETTT; this is encoded by the coding sequence ATGTTCGAGTTCCTGCTCGCTACCGAGAACCTGCCGTTCACCATTGCTCTGGGGGTGATGGTGCTGCTGGGGTTGTTGGAGGGTGTGACGACGGTGCTGGGCATGGGGGCGTCGAGTTTTCTCGATGCGGTGCTGCCGGACGTGGACATCGACGCGGACCTGGACATCAACACGTTCGACCTGACCACGGCGGACGGCGATCTGGACCTCGGCGACGTCGCGTCGCACGGGCCGGTGGCGAAGCTGATGGGTTGGATGCACATCGGCCGAGTGCCAGTGCTGATCCTGCTGGCGCTGTTTCTGTTTGCGTTCGGGATGGCGGGGCTGTTCGTGCAAATGTTTGCCGAGGGATTGACCGGCATGCTGCTGCCGGCGGTGTTGGCGGTCGTGCCGGCGTTCATCGCGGCGATGTTTGTCGTGCATTACACCGGCATGCTGCTGGCGAAAATCATTCCCAAGGATGAAACCTCGGCGGTGGGGGTGGACAGCTTCGTCGGCCGAGTGGCGCAGATCACGCTCGGCACCGCGCGACGCGGCTCGCCCGCCCAGGCAAAGCTGCGCGATCAGCATGGCCAGACGCATTACGTCATGGTCGAACCCGACAGCGACGACGCCGTCTTCGACCAAGGCATCCACGTGCTGCTGGTGAAGCGTGACGGCCCGCGCTTCCTCGCCATCGAGAATCCCAGCAATGCACTGGTCGACCAGGAGACGACGACATGA
- a CDS encoding type II secretion system F family protein — MTQAHDPHDASDVTLQRRTFRYEAQSPDGHALAGTIEADTADEARHSLSDMGVRLVEFEMQDETAARSRPLHGGHFAAFNQQLAQLTAAGLPVERGLRLIARDMNNPRLAQTVNDVATELEQGASLPEAFDRHRQKFPRLYGRLVDAGVRAIQLPAVLFNLGQHLELIQRLHATLWRAAAYPIVVLAGIVAVMVFLGVVIVPGFRDVFRDFDMQLPVQTEFVFAVSEWMPAIAVLVVVLLVGGVMGWKLLTWNGRAQAVSDQFFMPWPLLGPVLRANLVARWCDAVRLGVQAGMDLPAALELAGEAVNSPLVRRDVRALRETLEAGQPLDEHPRLAVIPATVPAAIHLASQRHDLAEMMENLARMYQQQAELRLTTLQITLTPLLLVVLALIIGTVVSAMFLPLIQLMQSVM, encoded by the coding sequence ATGACACAAGCCCACGATCCGCACGACGCGTCCGACGTGACGTTGCAGCGCCGCACATTTCGTTACGAAGCGCAGAGTCCTGACGGTCACGCCCTGGCCGGTACGATTGAAGCCGACACAGCCGACGAGGCGCGCCACTCATTGTCGGACATGGGCGTTCGGCTGGTCGAGTTCGAGATGCAGGACGAAACAGCCGCCCGCTCGCGCCCGCTGCACGGCGGACACTTCGCCGCGTTCAATCAACAGCTCGCCCAACTCACCGCCGCGGGCCTGCCGGTGGAACGCGGCCTGCGGCTGATTGCGCGCGACATGAACAACCCACGCCTCGCGCAGACGGTCAACGACGTGGCGACGGAACTGGAACAGGGGGCGTCGCTGCCCGAGGCGTTCGACCGGCATCGCCAGAAGTTTCCGCGGCTTTACGGACGCCTGGTCGACGCGGGTGTACGCGCCATCCAACTGCCGGCCGTGCTGTTCAACCTCGGCCAGCACCTGGAACTGATTCAACGCCTGCACGCCACGCTCTGGCGCGCAGCCGCCTACCCGATTGTCGTGCTCGCGGGCATCGTGGCCGTGATGGTGTTTCTGGGCGTTGTTATCGTGCCGGGGTTTCGTGATGTCTTTCGTGATTTCGATATGCAACTGCCTGTGCAGACCGAGTTCGTCTTCGCCGTGTCCGAGTGGATGCCAGCGATCGCGGTGCTCGTGGTCGTGCTGCTGGTCGGCGGCGTGATGGGATGGAAGTTGCTCACCTGGAATGGACGGGCACAGGCGGTCAGCGATCAATTTTTCATGCCATGGCCCCTGCTTGGCCCGGTGCTGCGAGCGAACCTGGTAGCGCGTTGGTGCGATGCGGTACGGCTGGGCGTGCAGGCCGGCATGGACCTGCCCGCCGCGCTGGAGTTAGCAGGTGAAGCGGTGAACTCGCCGCTGGTGCGACGGGATGTACGGGCCCTGCGCGAGACGCTCGAAGCGGGCCAGCCGCTCGACGAACACCCCCGCCTGGCGGTGATCCCGGCGACGGTTCCCGCGGCGATCCACCTGGCCTCACAGCGGCACGACCTGGCGGAGATGATGGAGAACCTTGCCCGGATGTACCAGCAGCAGGCCGAGCTGCGCCTGACCACCTTGCAGATCACGCTCACCCCCCTGCTGCTGGTGGTGCTGGCATTGATCATCGGCACGGTGGTCAGCGCGATGTTTCTGCCGTTGATTCAGTTGATGCAATCGGTCATGTGA
- a CDS encoding PspA/IM30 family protein: protein MKEGITARVGRIISGGFNQLIDSMENAAPEMVMEEAIREVDGAIDEVRAELGKTVANKHLATRRLSDANGRHEKLAEQIDLAVEQGREELAEAAIAQQLDLEAQVPVLETTINDCAGEEKELEGYIAALQAKKREMKEELREFRKSRAEAAKTTGVATGSDGQSRPGSDVESRVSKAGSAFDRVLERQTGLGGLDTSLKQSGQLAELEDLSRKHRIEERLAAAKARAKKS from the coding sequence ATGAAGGAAGGCATCACCGCTCGAGTTGGACGCATCATCAGTGGCGGGTTCAATCAGCTCATCGACTCGATGGAGAACGCCGCGCCGGAGATGGTCATGGAAGAGGCCATCCGCGAAGTCGACGGCGCGATCGACGAGGTGCGGGCCGAGTTGGGCAAGACCGTGGCGAACAAGCATCTTGCGACGCGTCGGCTCAGCGATGCGAACGGTCGGCATGAAAAGCTGGCTGAGCAGATCGACCTCGCTGTCGAGCAGGGGCGTGAGGAACTGGCCGAGGCGGCGATTGCGCAGCAGCTCGACCTCGAAGCGCAAGTGCCTGTGCTCGAAACCACCATCAATGACTGCGCCGGCGAAGAGAAAGAGCTGGAAGGCTATATCGCAGCGCTGCAGGCGAAGAAGCGTGAGATGAAGGAAGAGCTTCGCGAGTTCCGTAAGAGCCGGGCCGAGGCGGCGAAAACAACCGGCGTGGCGACGGGCAGCGACGGCCAATCACGCCCCGGCAGTGACGTCGAGTCGCGCGTTTCCAAAGCCGGCTCAGCGTTTGATCGTGTGCTCGAACGGCAGACCGGCTTGGGAGGACTGGACACCAGTTTGAAGCAGTCGGGCCAGCTGGCCGAGTTGGAAGACCTCTCCCGAAAGCACCGCATCGAAGAACGCCTCGCGGCGGCGAAGGCACGGGCGAAGAAGTCATAA
- a CDS encoding flotillin family protein, whose translation MFENTAFLIVLGSVAALFVLIFIGLVISRLYHRASKEISFVRTGFRGQKVIMNGGALVFPVLHEVIPVNMNTQRLEVQRGAEAALITRDRMRVDVRAEFYVRVKPNADAIADAAQTLGRRTTNPQALKELVEGKFVDALRAVAAGMSMEELHENRVDFVQKVQHAVSEDLLKNGLELESVSLTALDQTDQTFFNPNNAFDAQGLTRLTEEIEARRKQRNDIERSTQVQIHMKDLETEQKKLELDREEEYAKMMQAREIAVRRAEEKAATEREEAEKQREAEEARIAAKQRVDQAGILSERAVEEERIDKDRQLREREIGKARAVELADQDRAIAIAEKSKAQSQAEAEADKARAIAAKAEEQVVTSRETEIAERRKAIELVKAAEEAERDAIGVKVQAHADRTAAEDRAEAVRTQAQAEADKVRLEAEAAAERYKVDADGKRMLNEAENVLAPEIIEMQIKMTVVRNLEAIIRESVKPMERIDGIKIYQVEGLGGGGGGGGGTANGSSNGHASAGDGSLADQVVNSALRYRGQAPLLDSLLKEIGLTGTDLQGLGSAANITRDGSAATPTSDQAAQANPATGDASTL comes from the coding sequence ATGTTCGAAAACACGGCCTTTCTCATCGTGCTCGGCTCGGTCGCGGCATTGTTCGTGCTCATTTTCATCGGGCTGGTCATCTCCCGACTGTACCACCGGGCGTCGAAGGAAATCAGCTTCGTCCGCACCGGCTTTCGCGGGCAAAAGGTGATCATGAACGGCGGCGCGCTCGTGTTTCCCGTCCTCCACGAAGTGATCCCCGTCAACATGAACACGCAGCGACTGGAGGTGCAGCGCGGCGCTGAGGCGGCGCTGATCACCCGCGACCGCATGCGCGTCGACGTGCGGGCCGAGTTCTACGTGCGTGTCAAGCCTAACGCCGACGCCATCGCCGACGCCGCCCAGACGCTCGGCCGACGGACGACCAACCCGCAGGCGCTCAAGGAACTGGTTGAGGGCAAGTTCGTCGACGCGCTGCGCGCCGTGGCGGCGGGCATGAGCATGGAAGAACTGCACGAGAACCGCGTCGACTTCGTGCAGAAAGTGCAACACGCGGTAAGCGAAGATCTGCTTAAAAACGGCCTGGAGTTAGAGTCGGTGTCACTGACGGCGCTGGACCAGACCGACCAGACCTTTTTCAATCCCAACAACGCGTTCGACGCGCAGGGCTTGACCCGCCTGACGGAGGAAATCGAAGCGCGCCGCAAGCAGCGCAACGATATCGAGCGGTCGACGCAGGTGCAGATTCATATGAAAGACCTCGAGACGGAGCAGAAAAAGCTCGAACTCGATCGTGAAGAAGAATATGCCAAGATGATGCAGGCCCGCGAGATTGCCGTGCGTCGTGCGGAGGAGAAGGCGGCGACGGAACGAGAGGAAGCCGAGAAGCAGCGTGAGGCGGAAGAGGCTCGCATCGCGGCGAAGCAGCGGGTGGATCAGGCGGGCATTTTGTCCGAACGTGCGGTGGAAGAGGAGCGGATCGACAAGGACCGTCAGCTTCGCGAGCGTGAAATCGGCAAAGCGCGTGCGGTTGAGTTGGCCGACCAGGATCGTGCCATTGCGATCGCGGAAAAGAGCAAGGCCCAGTCGCAAGCCGAGGCCGAGGCGGACAAGGCTCGTGCGATTGCGGCCAAGGCGGAGGAGCAGGTGGTGACCTCGCGTGAGACGGAGATTGCCGAGCGTCGCAAGGCGATCGAGCTGGTGAAGGCGGCGGAGGAAGCGGAGCGTGACGCGATTGGTGTGAAGGTGCAAGCCCATGCCGACCGCACCGCGGCCGAGGACCGCGCGGAGGCGGTTCGCACGCAGGCGCAGGCGGAAGCGGACAAGGTTCGCCTGGAGGCCGAGGCCGCCGCCGAGCGATACAAGGTGGACGCCGACGGCAAGCGCATGCTCAACGAGGCGGAAAATGTGCTCGCCCCGGAGATCATCGAGATGCAGATCAAGATGACGGTGGTGCGCAATCTCGAAGCGATCATTCGCGAATCGGTCAAGCCGATGGAGCGGATCGACGGCATCAAGATTTACCAGGTCGAGGGGCTTGGCGGGGGCGGCGGTGGTGGTGGCGGTACGGCCAACGGTTCGAGCAACGGCCACGCAAGCGCGGGCGACGGCAGCCTCGCGGACCAGGTGGTGAACTCGGCGCTGCGCTACCGCGGGCAGGCACCACTGCTCGACTCATTGCTGAAAGAGATCGGCCTGACGGGCACGGATCTGCAAGGGCTCGGCTCGGCGGCGAACATCACCCGCGATGGCAGCGCTGCGACGCCCACAAGCGATCAGGCGGCCCAGGCGAATCCCGCGACAGGTGACGCGTCCACTTTATGA